A portion of the Calliphora vicina chromosome 5, idCalVici1.1, whole genome shotgun sequence genome contains these proteins:
- the LOC135959593 gene encoding uncharacterized protein LOC135959593 has product MAVEVNNKRKRKHDESAPQEDEGAEVVPKKQTKKSLTPKKDKIKKKEKNAEEPMDESQQDSGFDNEEKDIKFSKDFKMMEFRTKLRGDKFITELRHFLHLCHSRPKTIAKYIEKRGKPLEFAEALERVDKTNVLHIAYICEALQMVVMEILGHHPNHMESAVSASRYFLKSHGPLLELLLKSAQLNHRKVALKLLTAIVCVEPQLGRQVLSSYDILSNVKSITQFLSHSQFEVQQQKQQQQQQFDQDFESVRKCFIHFVLSYLVDGNTLLIRNILDRGSLIRALAAGLVYDDSVTVCVVLSTLKKYVLECPEISKTKKIHVFDLACCKSFVNLYDWKGPRVFAANLSGKKRADKSEIAGQMEHLINPQEKEAVSKAVHEFMLVLLTSRKFGITFDSIKFFRQKHNTIQGQIIGYIHIPWSNERKTDLVMKILESCPDLFRNTVRHFAGIINPLRTPARHWFDAAEFLTKTITACHPSHLKGALDKITLTDFSFWIKDICLPLESLVHINGNKFLTHKSFAHRLATNRLLLAMFQQYTHYVEIINQREKNKSSNSLRRFKFDILNHLLMNFPTMENILLSLNKSIELKDLGEVDVLAHLDIALDLVLILCQENRTFVNKTSVILDYLELLRPLYAQDEEEEEAAKVEAKTKSNIQLEMKAIKTILWLFPKALEPQKERFSSVLRSFIKAFVYGQPEVSREAGALLRSIFKNTGIFESGELEIDLWLEALRFVDVETVHEVSQVFNEVLKVTKAEVELPKSIEAATNTENLNSLFSNIEKGLSVQAYVETLSISKLMPLIYKGVEITPELSKYLEIVCFLMFHYYPSAENVLSLYKQNFKDMLPYMKSWLSKETTKEKQLVILAGQTIIPCLKDVQTLVLSGQKDFEQIFESKSQDDVCEFEFKGNMKKFSCLVQNPHLLMIYIQHVLFDIQQLQEKQMLSQQQSERSAEFVTTCLDMILKFPSKEEKPLSDEHDSLDNELFIHKLLKYIYGVRLHSVKTNELISAENITDSFKNYLIFLNLITEHCHNMENFDVYAENFKLKLVKAVAISLNNKNQVKTMSHHFEEFINLFKVFQLSAEHCVEILNLLVDNLTYKDFFLEENNNQKTIYYSLMVAVLQRLADLKKSVKCPQIVKKFAKIYCNFFKKLSGDFNVELLEESFYNFLQINHQFIKELDSKFFESFFKERKLTKSCIKLAALVFERHSNYDLIFKEHLEQHMDKKELMYPLIDLAFKKNLELDPSVLQKVYQNYKNGFMRTIEKPLKAGMIYKEHVETSLKLIELCMPLTECKDFCNKQFKFEHIETYQLRTIYKIYEKAFLNNELKQKSSIFVNYIMLQVQMLSLDLKMQKLNEEKLQLISYQVQEWFKYGWQLNKSLEENLKEGEDTKEKEFSPDFSKLLKSQQWLQFCKSCLKSGMHINESDVEIDVNDKFNGLLLQLLAFLSDNLYTDYSEECADSTANTECGQLYEMIFTHSKFHDIVLTKPSQSQVKTQVLHLLYVMAKKAPSSLQGTQIPVILGAYQAKLYISDRYCLALLNLFEYYDCGLAKYRPFIWGESAIAFYALKAADEERAKLTQQETSIQQVMSLVDRQVCEYTIDNFPIWRKLDTLQQLPEQQFENPFVKAWQFGANGLEQKLELGITEINESEMRLCPKRSDIFEQCYDPAFFVPLMSMCFSNEAYAHPARPVQNGLLALTFASLSAQDKELRQAAGCVQLRYRQHFENSKFFEKPLWVQTYENLQSGLNDLRNSWMKHKTNSGTPRVPYISGLFVAKTFNLTTDPTHLLYKQLTMYLRLKESFNFQCIPEFNVLFYSPEVEHQEFRQFIVEVIKHGIKSSSDLFLLVSTNTFKVLMGFYGSTMSTLELNLQILSVFSTCVKIPASSKIMLEHIGLIPWLSSIITSIEFYQFDVIEGLISIINNLWYAVKANEKEFHNYSHILLEMHRLILQLIPLISPRISSNNFGKLMNILNKTCLHTTQYLAMSAEQLSKLLSCAEKHFGTLVLPLESIYENGGMGCSTWQEYCKLLHSQQVDSKAILALSSLRSYIISWWSSHNVKVATEEANNSLIKC; this is encoded by the exons atggctgtggaagtaaataataaaaggaAACGAAAACACGATGAGAGTGCTCCTCAAGAAGATGAAGGTGCTGAGGTGGTGCCCAAAAAGCAAACCAAGAAATCATTGACTCCCAAAAAagataaaatcaagaaaaaggaaaaaaatgcaGAAGAGCCTATGGATGAGTCGCAACAGGATTCCGGATTTGATAACGAGGagaaagatataaaattttccaaagatTTCAAAATGATGGAATTCCGTACCAAATTGCGAGGGGATAAGTTTATAACAG aattaaGACATTTCCTGCACCTTTGTCACAGCCGACCCAAAACCATTGCTAAATACATAGAGAAACGTGGTAAACCTTTAGAATTTGCTGAGGCCTTAGAGCGTGTCGATAAGACTAATGTTTTACACATTGCTTACATTTGTGAGGCCCTCCAAATGGTCGTAATGGAAATTCTTGGCCATCACCCCAATCACATGGAATCGGCAGTATCGGCTTCTCGTTACTTTCTAAAATCGCATGGCCCACTGTTGGAATTGCTTTTGAAATCAGCTCAACTTAATCATCGTAAAGTAGCACTAAAACTCTTAACAGCCATTGTGTGTGTAGAGCCTCAATTGGGTCGCCAGGTGTTGTCCTCCTATGACATTCTGTCCAATGTGAAAAGTATTACACAATTTCTTTCGCACTCACAATTCGAAGTGCAACAGcagaagcaacaacaacaacaacagttcgATCAAGATTTCGAATCCGTACGCAAATGTTTCATACATTTTGTTCTGTCCTATTTAGTGGATGGCAATACTTTGCTTATACGCAACATTTTAGATCGTGGCTCTCTTATAAGGGCATTAGCTGCTGGCCTGGTTTACGATGATTCCGTTACAGTTTGTGTGGTTTTGAGCACTCTTAAGAAATATGTGCTTGAATGTCCGGAGATTTCCAAAACCAAAAAGATTCATGTCTTTGATTTGGCTTGTTGTAAGTCATTTGTTAACTTGTACGATTGGAAGGGACCTCGCGTTTTTGCTGCTAACCTATCGGGTAAAAAGAGGGCGGATAAGAGTGAAATTGCTGGCCAAATGGAACATTTAATAAATCCCCAGGAGAAGGAAGCTGTATCAAAGGCGGTACATGAATTTATGTTAGTTTTGTTGACATCCAGAAAATTTGGTATCACATTTGATTCCATCAAGTTTTTCCGCCAGAAACATAATACTATACAAg GTCAAATTATTGGCTATATACACATCCCCTGGTCCAATGAACGCAAAACGGATTTGGTTATGAAGATACTAGAATCCTGTCCCGATCTTTTCCGTAACACTGTTAGACATTTTGCGGGCATTATAAATCCCTTACGCACGCCAGCACGTCATTGGTTTGACGCGGCcgaattcttaacaaaaaccaTAACAGCCTGTCATCCAAGCCATCTAAAAGGAGCCTTGGATAAAATTACCTTAACCGATTTTTCATTTTGGATTAAAGATATCTGTTTGCCCTTGGAATCATTGGTGCACATTAATGGTAACAAGTTTTTGACGCATAAAAGTTTTGCACACCGTTTGGCCACCAATCGCTTACTGCTGGCCATGTTCCAACAATATACCCACTATGTAGAGATTATAAATCAAAGAGAGAAAAATAAAAGCTCTAATTCCTTGAGACGTTTCAAATTTGATATACTCAATCATTTATTAATGAATTTCCCcactatggaaaatattttgttgtccTTGAATAAATCTATAGAATTAAAGGACCTGGGAGAGGTGGATGTTTTGGCTCATTTGGATATAGCTTTGGATTTGGTATTGATTTTATGCCAAGAAAATCGCACTTTCGTTAATAAAACTTCAGTTATATTGGATTATTTGGAGTTGCTAAGGCCTTTGTATGCCCAAGACGAAGAGGAGGAGGAGGCCGCTAAGGTGGAGGCTAAGACCAAAAGTAATATTCAATTGGAAATGAAGGCTATAAAGACCATATTGTGGTTGTTCCCTAAAGCTTTGGAGCCACAAAAGGAACGTTTCAGCAGTGTTTTAAGATCATTTATTAAGGCTTTTGTTTATGGGCAGCCTGAAGTAAGTCGTGAGGCTGGTGCTTTGCTAAgaagtatatttaaaaatacggGTATTTTTGAATCGGGTGAACTGGAAATTGATTTATGGCTGGAGGCTTTAAGATTTGTGGATGTGGAGACCGTTCATGAGGTGTCTCAAGTGTTTAATGAAGTTTTAAAG GTCACCAAAGCTGAAGTTGAACTACCCAAATCGATAGAAGCGGCCACCAACACCGAAAATTTAAACTCTTTGTTCTCCAACATTGAAAAAGGTTTATCCGTGCAGGCCTATGTGGAAACTTTAAGCATTAGCAAGTTGATGCCTTTAATCTACAAAGGCGTGGAAATAACACCTGAGTTAAGCAAATATTTGGAAATTGTCTGCTTTTTAATGTTCCATTATTATCCCTCTGCGGAAAATGTCTTGTCACTGTACAAACAGAATTTCAAGGACATGTTGCCCTACATGAAAAGCTGGCTATCTAAGGAAACTACTAAAGAAAAACAGCTAGTTATTTTGGCAGGCCAAACTATAATACCCTGCCTTAAAGATGTGCAAACTTTAGTACTGAGTGGCCAAAAAGATTTTGAGCAAATTTTCGAAAGTAAATCCCAAGATGATGTTTGTGAATTTGAGTTTAAGGgaaatatgaaaaagttttcTTGTCTCGTGCAAAATCCTCATCTTTTAATGATTTATATACAACATGTGCTGTTTGATATACAACAATTGCAGGAGAAACAAATGTTATCGCAACAGCAGTCAGAAAGATCAGCTGAATTTGTGACCACATGTTTGGATATGATTTTGAAGTTTCCCTCTAAAGAAGAGAAACCTTTAAGTGATGAACATGATTCACTAGACAATGAATTGTTTATACACAAATTGCTAAAATACATTTATGGCGTTAGACTGCATAGTGTCAAGACCAATGAATTGATTTCGGCTGAAAATATTACggattcttttaaaaattatctaattTTCCTTAATTTAATAACGGAACACTGCCACAACATGGAAAACTTTGATGTGTATGCcgagaatttcaaattgaaattggttAAGGCCGTGGCCATTTCTTTGAACAATAAGAACCAGGTGAAAACTATGTCTCATCACTTTGAAGAGTTTATTAATCTATTCAAAGTCTTCCAATTGTCCGCCGAACACTGTGTGGAAATCCTAAATTTACTAGTGGATAATTTAACCTACAAAGACTTTTTCCTAGAGGAAAATAATAATCAGAAAACCATTTATTATTCCTTAATGGTGGCCGTGCTGCAGCGTTTAGCTGATCTAAAGAAATCTGTTAAATGTCCGCAAATTGTTAAGAAGTTTGCTAAAATCTattgtaatttctttaaaaaactatCGGGAGACTTTAATGTGGAACTTTTGGAAGAGTCTTTTTACAATTTCCTGCAAATAAATCATCAGTTTATTAAAGAATTGGACAGCAAGTTCTTTGAGTCGTTTTTCAAAgaaagaaaattaacaaaatcctGCATTAAATTGGCGGCCTTGGTGTTTGAACGTCATAGCAACTATGATTTAATATTCAAGGAACATTTGGAACAGCATATGGATAAAAAGGAACTCATGTATCCATTAATAGATTTGGCTTTTAAGAAAAATCTAGAGCTAGATCCCTCAGTGTTGCAGAAGGTCTATCAGAATTATAAAAATGGTTTCATGAGAACCATTGAGAAACCTTTAAAGGCCGGCATGATTTACAAGGAACATGTCGAGACCAGTTTGAAACTCATAGAACTCTGCATGCCCTTAACAGAGTGTAAGGATTTCTGCAACAAACAGTTTAAATTTGAGCACATAGAAACCTATCAATTGAGAACCATATACAAGATCTATGAAAAAGCTTTCCTGAACAATGAGCTAAAACAAAAATCTTCGATATTTGTCAACTATATCATGTTGCAAGTGCAAATGTTGTCGTTGGAtttgaaaatgcaaaagttaaatgaagaaaaattacaattaataaGCTATCAAGTGCAAGAGTGGTTTAAATATGGCTGGCAGTTGAATAAATCGTTAGAGGAAAATCTTAAAGAGGGTGAAGATACTAAAGAGAAAGAATTTTCTCCAGATTTCTCGAAACTTTTGAAATCCCAACAGTGGCTGCAGTTTTGTAAATCATGCTTAAAGTCCGGCATGCATATCAACGAATCGGATGTGGAAATTGATGTTAATGACAAATTCAATGGTTTGTTATTACAGCTATTGGCCTTTTTGTCAGACAATTTGTATACCGACTACTCGGAGGAGTGTGCAGATTCTACCGCAAATACCGAATGTGGCCAGTTATATGAAATGATCTTTACTCATTCCAAATTCCATGACATTGTCTTAACAAAACCCTCACAATCACAGGTTAAAACCCAGGTTTTACATTTGTTATATGTGATGGCCAAAAAGGCACCGTCTTCTCTGCAAGGCACACAAATTCCTGTTATCCTGGGAGCCTATCAAGCCAAATTGTATATTTCCGATCGTTATTGTTTGGCTTTGTTGAATTTGTTTGAATACTATGACTGTGGTTTGGCTAAATACAGACCTTTTATTTGGGGTGAAAGTGCCATAGCATTCTATGCCCTCAAGGCCGCCGATGAGGAAAGAGCCAAGTTGACGCAACAGGAAACCTCCATACAACAGGTCATGTCTTTGGTAGATCGCCAAGTGTGTGAATACACCATAGATAATTTCCCCATATGGCGTAAATTGGACACTTTGCAACAACTGCCCGAACAACAGTTTGAGAATCCTTTTGTCAAAGCCTGGCAGTTTGGAGCCAACGGTCTGGAACAAAAACTTGAACTAGGAATAACGGAAATAAATGAGAGTGAAATGCGTTTGTGTCCCAAGCGCTCGGACATCTTTGAGCAATGTTATGATCCTGCCTTTTTTGTGCCGCTTATGTCTATGTGTTTTTCAAACGAGGCTTATGCTCATCCCGCTAGACCCGTGCAAAATGGTCTGTTGGCCTTAACCTTTGCGTCCTTATCGGCTCAGGACAAGGAACTGCGCCAGGCTGCAGGCTGTGTGCAATTACGCTACCGCCAACACTTTGAAAACAGTAAATTCTTTGAGAAACCTTTATGGGTACAAACCTATGAAAATCTGCAATCAGGTCTTAACGATTTAAGGAACTCCTGGATGAAACATAAAACTAACTCGGGTACCCCCAGAGTTCCCTATATTTCGGGTTTATTTGTGGCCAAAACATTTAATCTCACCACTGATCCTACACATTTGCTGTACAAACAACTAACCATGTATTTGCGGCTCAAGGAAAGTTTCAATTTCCAATGCATACCCGAATTCAATGTGCTATTCTATTCTCCCGAAGTGGAGCACCAGGAATTCAGACAATTCATAGTGGAGGTCATAAAGCATGGCATTAAGTCCAGCTCCGATTTGTTTTTACTAGTCTCCACCAATACCTTCAAAGTGTTAATGGGTTTCTATGGCAGTACCATGTCCACTTTGGAATTAAATCTACAAATACTATCGGTATTTTCAACTTGTGTCAAAATACCAGCCTCCTCTAAAATAATGTTAGAGCATATAGGCCTAATACCCTGGTTAAGTTCCATTATTACCTCCATAGAGTTCTATCAGTTTGATGTTATCGAGGGTCTCATTAGCATAATCAACAATCTATGGTATGCGGTAAAGGCCAATGAAAAAGAGTTCCACAACTACTCGCACATTTTACTAGAAATGCATCGTTTAATTTTACAACTTATACCGCTAATATCGCCCCGTATTTCCTCCAATAATTTCGGTAAATTAATGAACATACTTAACAAGACCTGTCTACACACTACACAATATCTGGCCATGTCTGCTGAGCAACTAAGCAAACTGTTGTCTTGTGCTGAAAAACATTTTGGCACTTTGGTATTGCCTTTGGAGTCGATTTATGAAAATGGTGGCATGGGCTGTTCTACGTGGCAAGAATATTGTAAGCTGCTCCATAGCCAGCAAGTGGATAGTAAGGCCATATTGGCTTTGTCCAGTTTAAGATcttatattatttcttggtgGTCTAGCCATAATGTTAAGGTAGCAACTGAGGAGGCCAACAATAGTTTAATCAAATGTTAA
- the alpha4GT1 gene encoding lactosylceramide 4-alpha-galactosyltransferase → MMNFIKFQKLLGKFMLVNFRLRFMFLFLVILCIIGVIFTLYQKPDIRLCFVDSHPAVQSDNEDSSDWGLEKLDDILLAKIQPTPGKSIFFHETSCPQMQSDTTRISSSSSSVDKALKEALHWNMVKLNARQACAIESAALHNPNSQVFVLFASPRYKYHNRTGSSTGNEALLDAILAYDNVHLRNLNLWTYAANTPIYDWLKDGALFKSSYVLSHISDFLRYLTLWRWGGTYLDMDIVMLRSMEELPPNYTGAESNTHLAAGIMNFDSDGFGHEIAYQCLQNFQQTFDGSNWGNNGPGVVTRVIKNVCGTDNIELMMDIKRCMGFKVYPIEAFYAIPWRQWMHFFEPELLEQTMTRTQNSFVAHIWNKHSIKQPIRVGTKCAYCLMAEMHCPRVYKAAGEYF, encoded by the exons AtgatgaattttataaaattccaaaaactaTTGGGAAAATTTATGTTGGTAAATTTTCGTCTGCGATTTATGTTTCTATTTCTTGTGATATTGTGTATTATTGGTGTAATATTCACTTTGTATCAGAAACCTGACATACGTTTGTGTTTCGTTGATTCCCATCCTGCAGTGCAGAGCGATAATGAGGATTCCTCCGATTGGGGCTTGGAGAAACTGGACGATATTTTGCTGGCCAAAATACAACCAACACCAggtaaaagtatattttttcatgAAACCTCTTGTCCCCAAATGCAATCAGACACAACCCgaatatcatcatcatcatcatccgtTGATAAGGCGCTAAAAGAGGCCTTGCATTGGAATATGGTTAAACTAAATGCTAGGCAGGCTTGTGCTATAGAATCGGCGGCCTTGCATAATCCCAACTCACAAGTGTTTGTACTGTTTGCTAGTCCTCGCTATAAGTATCACAATAGAACCGGTAGCAGTACGGGCAACGAAGCTCTGCTAGATGCCATATTAGCCTATGATAATgtacatttaagaaatttaaatttatggacATATGCAGCCAATACACCCATCTATGACTGGCTAAAGGATGGAGCGTTATTTAAGTCAAG CTACGTTCTCTCGCACATATCCGATTTTTTGCGTTATCTAACCCTTTGGCGTTGGGGTGGCACTTATCTGGACATGGATATTGTTATGCTGCGTTCCATGGAAGAATTACCACCCAATTACACGGGCGCCGAATCAAATACCCATTTAGCCGCTGGTATTATGAACTTTGATTCGGATGGTTTTGGCCATGAAATCGCCTATCAGTGTTTGCAAAATTTCCAACAAACCTTCGATGGCAGCAACTGGGGCAATAATGGTCCCGGTGTTGTTACAAGGgtgataaaaaatgtttgcgGTACCGATAACATTGAGCTAATGATGGATATTAAACGTTGCATGGGTTTCAAGGTATATCCCATAGAGGCATTCTATGCCATACCCTGGCGTCAATGGATGCATTTCTTTGAGCCCGAACTATTAGAGCAAACCATGACACGCACACAAAATTCGTTTGTGGCTCATATATGGAATAAACATTCGATAAAACAACCCATACGAGTAGGTACAAAATGTGCTTATTGTTTAATGGCTGAAATGCATTGTCCTCGTGTTTATAAGGCAGctggtgaatatttttaa